Part of the Erwinia amylovora genome is shown below.
CCTGACCACGCATCAGCTGGTCCAGCGGCAGCACCATCAGGTTGCTGCCCTTATCGTTAACCAGCACCTTACGGGTATGGCCCAGTACGCGTTCCATGGTTTCGATATACAGGCGTTCCCGCGTAATCTGCGGTGCTGCTTTATATTCCGGCAGGATACGGGCAAAGCTGTCCACTTCACCCTGCGCTTCCAGAGTGACGCGGGCTTTATAGGCACGGGCCTTTTCCAGAATGCCCTGCGCATCACCACGGGCACGCGGCAGTTTGTCGTTAGCATAGGCTTCGGCTTCACGCACCGACTGCTCGCGGTTTTCACGCGCGGCAATCGCATCATCGAAGGATGCTTTAACATCTTCCGGTGGGCGCGCCGTCTGGAAGTTAACGTCCAGCAGGGTAATGCCCATATCGTAAGGACGGATGGTTTCCTCCAGCTCACGCTGCGTATCGCTACGCACCACGGTGCGGCCTTCGGTCAGAATGCGATCCATGGTCGAACGACCGATCACGCCACGCAGTGCGCTATCAGTTGCCTGACGCAGACTGTCATCAGCGCTGGTCACGGCAAACAGATAGCGTTCAGGGTTGGTCACGCGGTACTGAACGTTCATTTCAACACGTACCACATTCTCATCCGAGGTAAGCATGGTGCCGGAGGCAGACAGCTCGCGCACCGATTCCACGTTCACCGCACGCACCCGATCAATAAACGTCGGTTTCCAGTTGAGCCCCGGCTCAACCAGGTGGCTGAATTTACCAAAGCGCGTTACCACGCCCCGTTCAGCCTCTTTGATGGTATAGAAGCCGCTGGCGGCCCAGATAACCACTGCGGCCACAGCCACAATGCCAACCAGTCGTCCGCCATTTCCAGCGGCGCGCGGTGTACCGCCATTGCCGCCACCGCCTTTTTTACCACCGCCCAGGCCACCAAGCTTATTGCTCAGTTTACGGAAGATATCGTCCAAATCAGGTGGCGCTTTGTCGCGCCCCCCTTTATTTCCCCCAGAGTTGCCGCCTTGATTATTGCTGCTTCCCCACGGGTCGCGGTCCTGTCCGTTATTTCCGGGCTGATTCCACGCCATGTTTATACTCCATTAATAGTGTGTGCGGTGGTACCCCAAAAAGGGATACACATGTCAGGCAAAATCAGGCTGCGTCCCGCCACTGCGCGCGAGCCTCGCTGCCGGGACATAGCCTTGTTAAACAATGTAATCCACCAGCTCTGGTTCCTGTTTACACAGGCGACGCCAGTCGACAATCGGCATACGTATCTGCAATCCCAGGCTGCCATCCTCTTCGTTCCACTCTTTCTCTATCGCCCGCAGTTGGTAAAAACGACTGCGCAGCCGTCCGGCTGCTGGCGGCAGACGTAACTCAAACTGCGCAATCTCACCGGCCAGACGCTCGGTCAGCGCCTGAAACAGCAGCGGAATGCCTTCTCCGGTTTGCGCGGAAAGCCATACCCTGACAGGCAGATTTTCTTCATCACGATCGATACGCGGTACGAAGCCGTCCAGCATATCGATTTTGTTCATCACCAGCAGGCTGGGGATGTCATCGGATTCTATCTCTTCCAGAACCACATTGACCGCGTCGATGTTCTCTTCGATCCGCAGATCCGCTGCATCAACGATGTGCAGCAACAGAGCGGCTTCACGGGTCTCCTGCAGCGTGGCTTTAAATGCAGCCACCAGGTCATGCGGCAAATGGCGGATAAAGCCGACGGTATCCGCCAGTACCACTTCGCCGACATCGGCAACATCAACACGACGCAGCGTTGGATCGAGCGTGGCAAACAGCTGGTCGGCTGCGTAAACCTCCGCCGAGGTTAAGCGATTAAACAGCGTGGATTTACCCGCATTGGTATAACCTACCAGCGACACGGTCGGCACATCCGCTTTGTTACGTGCCTGTCTGCCCTGCTCGCGCTGTTTTGACACGCGCTCAAGGCGGGAAAGGATCAGGGTGATACGGTTACGCAGTAATCGACGGTCGGTTTCCAGCTGGGTCTCACCGGGGCCACGCAGACCGATTCCGCCTTTCTGGCGTTCGAGGTGCGTCCAGCCGCGTACCAGACGCGTGGCAAGATGGCGCAGCTGGGCCAGCTCCACCTGCAACTTCCCTTCATGGGTACGGGCGCGTTGAGCGAAAATGTCCAGGATCAGCCCGGTGCGATCGATAACCCGGCACTCGCACAGCGCTTCAAGATTGCGTTCCTGTGCCGGACTCAAGGCGTGATCGAACAGCACCACCGTGGCACCGCTCTCTTTTACCGCATCGGCAATTTCTACCGCCTTTCCTTCACCGACAAAATACTTGGGGTGAGGCGCTTTACGGCTGCCGGTCACGACACGCAGCGCTTCAACACCGGCGGACGAAACCAGGGTTTCAAATTCCTGTAGATCATCCGTATCTTTGTCTTGAGAAAAATAGATGTGCACCAGAACGGCCTGCTCACCGGCATCATAACGGTCAAACAAACTTAAAACCTCTCAATACCTTGTTAAACCTGCTGCGCGTTGGCCACACTGCGTCAATATCAGATTCAGGATGCGCGTCCGGTTTAAAGAACGGCGTTTTGTATGGCCTCACGCCATATCAGCTGCGCGATGTGGAAAATCAGACGATATGTCATTACCACTTGGAGGTACTGCCAGGACGGGGGTCCGGGACACAAAGACTCCCCGTCGTGGAGGAACGGTCACGCTGGTTATTCGGCGTCAGCACTGTCTTGCTGAGGCTGAGAAGAAGGCGCCTGATTGCTACTGCTATGGTGATAGTTGTTGCTACCGCCACCGGTATTATTGCTATGATGAGAAACCGGACGGGACGGAACAACGGTAGAAATAGCGTGCTTATACACCATCTGACTAACCGTATTTTTCAAAAGAATTACAAACTG
Proteins encoded:
- the hfq gene encoding RNA chaperone Hfq, producing MAKGQSLQDPFLNALRRERVPVSIYLVNGIKLQGQIESFDQFVILLKNTVSQMVYKHAISTVVPSRPVSHHSNNTGGGSNNYHHSSSNQAPSSQPQQDSADAE
- the hflX gene encoding ribosome rescue GTPase HflX codes for the protein MFDRYDAGEQAVLVHIYFSQDKDTDDLQEFETLVSSAGVEALRVVTGSRKAPHPKYFVGEGKAVEIADAVKESGATVVLFDHALSPAQERNLEALCECRVIDRTGLILDIFAQRARTHEGKLQVELAQLRHLATRLVRGWTHLERQKGGIGLRGPGETQLETDRRLLRNRITLILSRLERVSKQREQGRQARNKADVPTVSLVGYTNAGKSTLFNRLTSAEVYAADQLFATLDPTLRRVDVADVGEVVLADTVGFIRHLPHDLVAAFKATLQETREAALLLHIVDAADLRIEENIDAVNVVLEEIESDDIPSLLVMNKIDMLDGFVPRIDRDEENLPVRVWLSAQTGEGIPLLFQALTERLAGEIAQFELRLPPAAGRLRSRFYQLRAIEKEWNEEDGSLGLQIRMPIVDWRRLCKQEPELVDYIV
- the hflK gene encoding FtsH protease activity modulator HflK, coding for MAWNQPGNNGQDRDPWGSSNNQGGNSGGNKGGRDKAPPDLDDIFRKLSNKLGGLGGGKKGGGGNGGTPRAAGNGGRLVGIVAVAAVVIWAASGFYTIKEAERGVVTRFGKFSHLVEPGLNWKPTFIDRVRAVNVESVRELSASGTMLTSDENVVRVEMNVQYRVTNPERYLFAVTSADDSLRQATDSALRGVIGRSTMDRILTEGRTVVRSDTQRELEETIRPYDMGITLLDVNFQTARPPEDVKASFDDAIAARENREQSVREAEAYANDKLPRARGDAQGILEKARAYKARVTLEAQGEVDSFARILPEYKAAPQITRERLYIETMERVLGHTRKVLVNDKGSNLMVLPLDQLMRGQAGASTGNAQDGSSRLLRLPPASDSNERANSSSSFSPDDIMDQRRVNAQRSDTQREGRE